In one Mycobacteroides chelonae genomic region, the following are encoded:
- a CDS encoding VIT1/CCC1 transporter family protein: MALDGSAESAELPHEFDHTHPDVSGGWLRAATFGAMDGLVTNTALVAGVGASGLDTHAIVLTGVASLVAGAFSMALGEFTSVSTSNSQIEHEASVERRAIQLHPDAEKKELIAMLGDIGLSPQTASAAADEIHQDENTAVTIHLTRELGINPNDTPSPWVAAISSFLTFSVGAVVPLIPFLLGFASLLAGLVCGGVGLLVAGWVAGRFTARAPWLSALRQLAFGAIAIGATYVIGHLIGVAVN, from the coding sequence GTGGCACTCGACGGCTCTGCGGAATCTGCCGAACTACCGCATGAATTTGACCACACGCACCCAGACGTGTCCGGGGGATGGTTGCGTGCGGCCACCTTCGGAGCGATGGATGGCCTGGTCACCAACACCGCGCTGGTTGCCGGTGTGGGTGCTAGCGGGCTGGACACGCACGCGATCGTGCTGACTGGGGTGGCGAGCCTGGTGGCGGGTGCGTTCTCGATGGCGCTGGGTGAGTTCACGTCGGTATCGACGTCCAATTCGCAGATCGAGCACGAGGCGAGCGTGGAACGCCGCGCCATCCAGTTGCACCCCGATGCCGAGAAGAAGGAACTCATCGCCATGCTCGGCGATATCGGGCTCTCACCGCAGACCGCGTCCGCGGCCGCCGACGAGATCCACCAGGACGAGAACACCGCGGTGACGATTCACCTCACCCGAGAACTCGGCATCAATCCCAACGACACTCCGTCGCCGTGGGTGGCCGCCATCTCCTCGTTCCTGACCTTCTCGGTGGGTGCAGTGGTGCCGCTGATCCCGTTCCTGTTGGGATTCGCGTCACTGCTGGCGGGGTTGGTCTGCGGGGGAGTGGGCCTGCTGGTCGCCGGTTGGGTCGCGGGGCGGTTCACGGCGCGAGCGCCCTGGTTGAGCGCGTTGCGGCAGTTGGCATTCGGTGCCATCGCTATCGGCGCCACCTACGTGATAGGTCATCTGATCGGCGTCGCAGTGAACTAG
- a CDS encoding ABC transporter ATP-binding protein, producing the protein MKPDELAQAAVMAALTAAMVIVGVALPILGAVQLLGAVPMGLLGYRYRVRVLLAAAVAGGVIAFLLAGLGGLIAMGNCVYIGGLTGVVRRRGHGMPLLTVLGVICSAIIAGMAVGALALLNRMRTLLFDALRASLEGLFKMIGHIPHLEPVGVNATNAIDFAMRNWVWFIGGIVFVFVLFNALFGWWVLSRVIKRLAVIPDVHQLDPPTLAGAVGPVPARLRDVRFRYPRGESDALAPLSMSIDVGEHVAITGPNGSGKSTLMRILAGREPTSGEIERPGSVGLGAIGGTAIVMQHPESQVLGTKVADDVVWGLPADHDVDIEGLLREVGLEGMAEHSTSSLSGGELQRLAVASALARDPALLVADEITSMVDPKGREDLLGVLSRLTDQHRMSLVHITHFQSEAAAADREIALRAVNGKTATTAIQTVPVPTTTAARPDTESPVVLEFDSVAHQYANGTPWAKTALHDVSLAVHEGDGVLIHGGNGSGKSTLAWIAAGLTKPTSGQCLLDGKPVSDQVGSVAISFQAARLQLLRSRVDYEIASAAGFSVRNTDRIVTALASVGLEADLIKRPIDQLSGGQMRRVVLAGLLARSPRALILDEPLAGLDAESQAGLLRLLVQVRERERLTIVVISHDFDGMQELCPRTVHLQSGVLLPESVNSGSRS; encoded by the coding sequence CTGAAACCCGATGAATTGGCGCAGGCGGCCGTCATGGCCGCGCTCACCGCCGCCATGGTCATCGTCGGGGTCGCCCTCCCGATCCTGGGAGCAGTCCAGCTACTTGGTGCCGTACCCATGGGTCTACTCGGCTATCGCTACCGCGTGCGCGTGCTGTTGGCCGCCGCCGTGGCCGGCGGCGTCATCGCCTTCCTGCTCGCCGGGCTCGGCGGTTTGATCGCCATGGGCAATTGCGTCTACATCGGGGGCCTGACCGGTGTGGTGCGTCGACGCGGACACGGCATGCCGCTGCTGACGGTGCTCGGGGTCATTTGCAGCGCGATCATCGCGGGTATGGCAGTCGGTGCGCTGGCCCTGCTGAACCGGATGCGCACGCTGCTCTTCGATGCCCTGCGCGCCTCGCTGGAGGGCCTGTTCAAGATGATCGGCCACATCCCGCACCTGGAGCCCGTGGGCGTGAATGCGACGAACGCCATCGACTTCGCGATGCGCAACTGGGTGTGGTTCATCGGTGGCATCGTTTTCGTGTTCGTCCTGTTTAACGCGTTGTTCGGCTGGTGGGTGCTCTCCCGCGTGATCAAGCGCCTGGCCGTGATTCCTGATGTGCACCAGCTTGATCCGCCGACGCTGGCCGGTGCGGTGGGTCCGGTGCCCGCGCGCTTACGCGATGTGCGATTCCGCTATCCACGCGGTGAATCCGATGCCTTGGCGCCACTTTCGATGAGCATCGACGTCGGCGAGCATGTCGCGATCACCGGGCCCAACGGTTCGGGCAAGAGCACCCTGATGCGCATCCTGGCCGGGCGTGAACCGACGTCGGGGGAGATCGAGCGCCCGGGCTCGGTGGGCCTCGGCGCCATCGGCGGCACCGCAATCGTCATGCAGCACCCGGAAAGTCAGGTGCTGGGCACCAAGGTCGCCGACGACGTGGTGTGGGGCTTGCCCGCCGACCACGACGTCGACATCGAGGGCCTGCTGCGCGAAGTCGGTCTGGAGGGGATGGCCGAGCACAGCACCTCCTCGCTCTCGGGCGGGGAGCTGCAACGGCTGGCGGTGGCCTCGGCGCTGGCACGCGACCCCGCACTGCTGGTGGCCGACGAGATCACCAGCATGGTCGACCCGAAGGGGCGCGAGGATCTGCTGGGCGTGCTGTCCCGACTCACCGATCAGCACCGGATGTCGTTGGTGCACATCACCCATTTCCAGTCCGAGGCCGCCGCCGCAGACCGCGAGATCGCCTTGCGCGCGGTCAACGGCAAGACGGCGACCACGGCGATTCAGACGGTGCCGGTGCCCACCACCACGGCCGCGCGGCCCGATACCGAGTCGCCCGTTGTTCTGGAATTCGATTCCGTCGCTCATCAGTACGCCAACGGAACTCCCTGGGCGAAAACGGCATTGCACGATGTGTCGCTGGCGGTGCACGAGGGCGATGGTGTGCTGATCCATGGCGGCAACGGTTCGGGCAAGTCGACGCTGGCCTGGATCGCCGCCGGCCTCACCAAACCAACCTCGGGGCAGTGCCTGCTAGACGGTAAACCGGTCTCTGATCAGGTCGGGTCGGTGGCCATCAGCTTTCAGGCCGCCCGGTTGCAGCTGCTGCGCAGCCGCGTCGACTACGAAATAGCCTCGGCGGCAGGATTTTCCGTCCGCAATACCGACCGCATCGTGACTGCGCTGGCCAGCGTCGGGCTCGAAGCAGACCTGATCAAGCGTCCCATCGATCAGCTCAGCGGCGGCCAGATGCGCCGGGTGGTGCTGGCCGGGCTGCTGGCGCGTTCCCCGCGCGCCCTGATTCTCGACGAGCCGCTGGCGGGTCTGGATGCCGAGTCGCAGGCGGGTCTGCTGCGGCTGCTGGTTCAGGTACGCGAGCGCGAACGGCTCACCATCGTGGTCATCTCGCATGACTTCGATGGCATGCAGGAGCTGTGTCCGCGCACGGTGCACCTGCAATCCGGGGTGCTGCTGCCCGAATCGGTGAACTCGGGGAGCCGCTCATGA
- a CDS encoding energy-coupling factor transporter transmembrane component T family protein has translation MTTTRAPRRPVVLLRPVPGTSPIHRLWAGTKLIAVFLISVLLTLFPTWTAIGAVAALVIITAWLAHIPRGAVPTIPIWMLALVIGGSLTVFFSGGPPFWHIGGLTIGFHGVLAVARTTAVAIVLLGTGAMVSWTTNVSEIAPAVALLGRPLKVFGIPVDERAATLALALRSFPMLSDEFRVLIAARRLRPPQVREGRRGLGWVAEVVDMLTAAITVALRRASEMGDAITARGGSGQIAAHPHRPGRWDAVALLVLIAVGTAVVLFEVL, from the coding sequence ATGACGACGACACGTGCACCGCGCCGCCCGGTAGTTCTGCTGCGCCCGGTCCCCGGTACCTCCCCGATCCATAGGTTGTGGGCCGGCACCAAACTTATTGCGGTCTTCCTCATCTCGGTACTGCTGACGTTGTTTCCCACCTGGACGGCGATCGGCGCGGTGGCGGCTCTGGTGATCATCACCGCGTGGCTGGCGCACATCCCGCGCGGTGCGGTGCCCACCATCCCGATCTGGATGCTGGCGCTGGTGATCGGTGGCAGCCTCACGGTGTTCTTCAGCGGCGGGCCGCCGTTCTGGCATATCGGCGGACTCACCATTGGATTCCACGGTGTGCTCGCTGTGGCGCGCACGACCGCCGTGGCGATTGTGCTGCTCGGCACGGGAGCCATGGTGTCGTGGACCACCAATGTCTCCGAGATCGCGCCCGCGGTGGCGCTATTGGGGCGCCCGCTGAAGGTCTTCGGCATTCCCGTCGACGAGCGCGCCGCCACGCTGGCGCTGGCACTGCGCTCGTTCCCCATGTTGTCCGACGAGTTCCGGGTGCTCATCGCGGCCCGCAGGCTGCGTCCGCCGCAGGTGCGTGAGGGCAGGCGCGGGTTGGGCTGGGTGGCCGAGGTGGTCGACATGCTGACCGCGGCCATCACTGTCGCGCTGCGGCGTGCCTCCGAAATGGGCGATGCCATCACCGCGCGCGGTGGCAGCGGGCAGATCGCGGCGCATCCGCACCGGCCTGGCCGGTGGGACGCCGTGGCCCTACTGGTACTCATCGCGGTCGGAACCGCCGTCGTGTTGTTCGAGGTGCTGTAG
- a CDS encoding extracellular solute-binding protein, with the protein MKSSTRAALVLGLVTLLLFGIAVWLGIPKTAHGKTVVTVRVWDEQVAKAYRSSFDEFSRRNPDIEVAVTVTSYASYFNSLRTDVAGHGADDIFWLSNAYLSDYADTANLTPIEPQEDWDPSVVAQFTRSGKLWGAPQLSDAGIALYYNKNLLDEAQVDPAELAELRWDADPAVDTLRPMLHRLTGPGHWAYNAANDLQGIYLNYLGSAGAVFQKDDRFAFANPLAEMAFTYLVDLINVDKVAPSAADTNANNDFSRNQFLQGRMALFQSGTYNLAQIQANATFPWGVAMMPAGPQGRVSVTNGIVAAANSSSPHPEATKRVLAWMGSADGNSFLGRSGSAIPAVLTAREPYFQHWAGKGVDVAPFFQVLEGQQIAAPGGQGFGAGFAALKPYFAEMFLGRLDVHTALQQAQQAANKALEK; encoded by the coding sequence ATGAAATCGTCTACCCGCGCAGCCTTGGTCCTTGGGCTGGTGACGCTGCTGCTCTTCGGAATTGCGGTCTGGCTCGGAATTCCGAAGACCGCTCACGGCAAAACGGTGGTCACCGTCCGGGTGTGGGATGAACAGGTGGCCAAGGCCTACCGCAGCTCATTCGACGAGTTCAGTCGACGCAACCCCGACATCGAGGTCGCCGTGACCGTGACGTCGTACGCGAGTTACTTCAACAGCCTGCGCACCGATGTGGCCGGGCACGGCGCCGACGACATCTTCTGGCTCAGTAACGCCTATCTCTCCGATTACGCCGACACCGCGAATCTCACGCCCATTGAGCCGCAGGAGGACTGGGACCCGTCGGTCGTCGCCCAATTCACCCGCAGCGGCAAGCTCTGGGGTGCCCCCCAGCTCAGCGATGCCGGGATTGCGCTGTACTACAACAAGAATCTGCTCGACGAGGCACAGGTCGATCCCGCCGAACTGGCGGAGCTGCGCTGGGACGCCGACCCCGCCGTCGACACCCTGCGGCCGATGCTGCACCGGCTCACCGGGCCCGGACATTGGGCATATAACGCCGCCAACGACTTACAGGGCATCTACCTGAACTACCTGGGATCGGCGGGCGCCGTCTTCCAGAAGGACGACAGGTTCGCGTTCGCGAACCCGCTGGCCGAGATGGCGTTCACGTACCTGGTCGATCTCATCAACGTCGACAAGGTGGCCCCGTCGGCGGCCGACACCAATGCCAACAACGACTTCTCACGCAACCAATTCCTGCAGGGGCGGATGGCGCTATTTCAATCGGGCACCTACAACCTGGCGCAGATCCAGGCCAACGCAACCTTCCCGTGGGGTGTGGCGATGATGCCGGCGGGGCCGCAGGGCCGGGTCAGCGTCACCAACGGCATTGTGGCCGCCGCCAATTCGTCCTCACCGCACCCCGAGGCAACCAAACGGGTGCTGGCCTGGATGGGTAGCGCGGACGGGAATTCATTTCTCGGCCGCAGCGGCTCGGCCATCCCCGCGGTCTTGACCGCACGTGAGCCGTACTTTCAGCACTGGGCGGGCAAGGGCGTCGACGTCGCTCCGTTCTTCCAGGTGCTCGAAGGTCAGCAGATCGCGGCTCCGGGCGGGCAGGGATTCGGGGCCGGATTCGCCGCGCTGAAGCCGTATTTCGCCGAGATGTTCCTGGGCCGTCTGGATGTACACACCGCACTGCAGCAGGCACAGCAGGCGGCGAACAAGGCGCTGGAGAAGTAG
- a CDS encoding carbohydrate ABC transporter permease: protein MTWSRNALVYLLLILGAALTLGPFLFALSASLKTTRQFSADSPLAPPNPFTIANYTGLADAGFGRAALVTVLMTAIIVIGQLTFSVLAAYAFARLQFPGRDGLFWVYLATLMIPATVTVVPMYLMLTQVGLRNTFWALIIPFMFGSPYAIFLLREHFRTIPNDLIRAARLDGASTLDILWHVVVPVSRPILITLTLITVVSQWNNFMWPLVITSGGNWRVLTVATAGLQSQFNAQWPIVMAATTVAIVPLVILFIAFQKYIVRSITLSGLK, encoded by the coding sequence ATGACCTGGTCTAGGAATGCTCTCGTCTATCTCCTCCTGATCCTCGGCGCGGCACTGACTCTGGGGCCGTTCCTGTTCGCCCTGTCGGCATCGCTGAAGACCACGCGGCAGTTCTCTGCCGACTCTCCGTTGGCCCCGCCGAATCCGTTCACGATCGCCAACTACACCGGGCTCGCCGACGCCGGGTTCGGGCGCGCGGCCCTGGTGACAGTGTTGATGACGGCGATCATCGTGATCGGCCAGCTGACGTTCTCCGTGTTGGCCGCGTATGCCTTTGCGCGACTGCAGTTCCCGGGGCGCGACGGACTGTTCTGGGTGTATCTGGCCACGCTGATGATTCCGGCGACCGTGACGGTGGTGCCGATGTACCTGATGCTGACGCAGGTGGGGCTGCGGAACACATTCTGGGCGTTGATCATCCCGTTCATGTTCGGATCGCCCTACGCGATCTTCCTGCTACGTGAACACTTCCGCACCATCCCTAACGACCTGATCCGTGCGGCCCGCCTGGACGGCGCCAGCACGCTCGACATCCTGTGGCATGTGGTGGTGCCGGTCAGCCGGCCCATCCTGATCACGCTGACCCTCATCACCGTGGTGTCGCAGTGGAACAACTTCATGTGGCCGTTGGTGATCACCAGCGGAGGCAACTGGCGAGTACTCACCGTGGCCACGGCCGGGCTGCAATCGCAGTTCAACGCGCAGTGGCCCATCGTGATGGCGGCGACCACCGTGGCGATCGTGCCGTTGGTGATCCTGTTCATCGCGTTCCAGAAGTACATCGTCCGTTCCATCACCTTGAGCGGACTCAAGTGA
- a CDS encoding carbohydrate ABC transporter permease translates to MSRSRQTAVAYGLLAPSLFGVAAFLLLPILVVVWLSLCRWDLLGPIEFVGLGNWRSVLTDGAFGHSLLVTLLFVALVIPVQTVLGLAAATLLVRGLPGTVLFRTIYVIPWICAPLAIGVLWHWMLAPTDGAINTLLGQRIEWLTDPSLALPVVAAVSVWTNVGYVALFFMAGLLAIPGDVHNAARVDGATAWQRFRRITLPMLRPTFFFVLVTGVVSAVQTFDTVYALTGGGPQNRTDLAAHRVYAEAFESAHVGRSAAMSLILFLILVAVTVIQHRYFRTRVSYDLV, encoded by the coding sequence GTGAGTAGGTCGCGGCAGACAGCCGTCGCATATGGGCTGCTGGCCCCCAGCCTGTTCGGGGTGGCGGCGTTTCTCCTGTTGCCCATCCTGGTGGTGGTGTGGCTGAGCCTGTGCCGCTGGGATCTGCTGGGCCCCATCGAGTTCGTCGGCCTGGGCAACTGGCGTTCGGTGCTCACCGACGGCGCCTTCGGCCACTCCCTGCTGGTGACGCTGCTCTTTGTGGCGTTGGTGATTCCGGTGCAGACCGTGCTCGGTCTGGCCGCGGCGACGCTGTTGGTGCGTGGCCTGCCCGGCACCGTGCTGTTCCGGACCATCTACGTCATCCCGTGGATCTGCGCGCCGCTGGCCATCGGCGTGCTGTGGCATTGGATGCTCGCGCCCACCGATGGCGCCATCAACACACTGCTCGGGCAGCGCATCGAATGGCTCACCGATCCCTCGCTGGCACTGCCGGTGGTTGCGGCGGTCAGCGTGTGGACGAACGTCGGCTATGTGGCGCTGTTCTTCATGGCGGGTCTGCTGGCCATCCCAGGCGATGTGCACAACGCGGCCCGGGTGGACGGCGCGACGGCCTGGCAGCGGTTCCGCCGCATCACCCTGCCGATGCTGCGGCCCACCTTCTTCTTCGTTCTGGTCACCGGGGTGGTGAGCGCGGTGCAGACCTTCGACACCGTGTACGCGCTCACCGGCGGCGGCCCGCAGAACCGCACCGACCTGGCCGCGCACCGCGTCTACGCCGAGGCATTCGAGTCCGCCCACGTGGGACGTTCGGCCGCCATGTCGCTGATCCTGTTCCTGATCCTGGTCGCCGTCACGGTGATTCAGCACCGCTACTTCCGGACGCGGGTGAGCTATGACCTGGTCTAG
- a CDS encoding TldD/PmbA family protein, producing MTRSVDSDFLALPRAELADAALNAARAAGASYADLRIHRLINEELVLRDEQVETAVSGRTIGLAVRVIVDGTWGFASHVQLDTTAAAETARRAVAVARGLRSLNRERVELAAEPVYADVQWVSEYEIDPFGVPQADKIAVLQEYSARLLASDGVDHASASLTAVKEQTFYADTFGSSITQQRVRVMSQLDAIAVDAATGSFETMRTLAPPMGRGWEAIGSDGVWDWSAELREIPELLTEKVKAPSVVAGRTDLVIDPTNLWLTIHESIGHATEYDRAIGYEAAYAGTSFATPDKLGTMKYGSPVMNVTADRNEVHGLASVGYDDEGVASQRWDLVRDGIFVGYQLDRVFAPRLGQERSNGCSYADSPHHVPIQRMANVSLQASPEERSTDDLISGVEDGIYIVGDKSWSIDMQRYNFQFTGQRFYRIRGGKLDGQLRDVAYQATTTDFWGSMEAVGGQSTWRLGGAFNCGKAQPGQVAAVSHGCPSALFRGVNVLNTKQEGGAA from the coding sequence GTGACTCGGTCCGTAGATTCCGATTTCCTGGCGCTACCTCGCGCTGAACTCGCCGATGCTGCCCTGAACGCGGCGCGCGCCGCCGGCGCCAGCTATGCCGATCTGCGCATCCATCGGCTGATCAATGAGGAGCTGGTGCTGCGCGACGAGCAGGTCGAGACCGCGGTGTCCGGCCGCACCATCGGGCTGGCGGTACGGGTGATCGTCGACGGCACCTGGGGGTTCGCCTCGCATGTGCAGCTCGACACGACCGCCGCGGCCGAGACCGCGCGCCGGGCCGTGGCCGTCGCCCGGGGGCTGCGCAGCCTGAACCGCGAGCGCGTCGAACTGGCGGCCGAGCCCGTCTATGCCGACGTCCAGTGGGTGTCCGAGTACGAGATCGACCCGTTCGGTGTGCCGCAGGCGGACAAGATCGCGGTGCTGCAGGAGTATTCGGCCCGGCTACTGGCCTCCGACGGGGTGGATCACGCCTCGGCGTCGCTGACGGCGGTCAAGGAGCAGACCTTCTACGCCGATACCTTCGGCTCATCCATCACCCAGCAGCGCGTCCGGGTCATGTCGCAGCTGGACGCCATCGCCGTCGACGCCGCCACCGGGTCCTTCGAGACCATGCGCACCCTGGCCCCGCCGATGGGCCGCGGCTGGGAGGCCATCGGCAGCGACGGCGTGTGGGACTGGAGCGCCGAGCTGCGCGAGATCCCGGAACTGCTCACCGAGAAGGTGAAGGCGCCCAGCGTCGTCGCCGGCCGCACCGACCTGGTGATCGACCCCACCAACCTGTGGCTGACCATCCATGAATCCATCGGGCACGCCACCGAATACGACAGGGCCATCGGCTATGAGGCCGCCTATGCGGGCACCTCGTTCGCGACCCCCGACAAGCTCGGCACCATGAAGTACGGCTCACCCGTCATGAACGTCACCGCCGACCGCAACGAGGTGCATGGCCTGGCCTCGGTCGGATACGACGACGAAGGCGTGGCCTCGCAGCGCTGGGACCTGGTGCGCGACGGCATCTTCGTCGGCTACCAGCTGGACCGTGTGTTCGCGCCGCGGCTGGGCCAGGAGCGTTCCAACGGCTGTTCCTACGCCGACTCGCCGCACCATGTGCCGATCCAGCGCATGGCCAACGTGTCGCTGCAGGCCTCCCCGGAAGAGCGCAGCACCGACGATCTGATCTCCGGCGTGGAGGACGGCATCTACATCGTGGGCGACAAGTCGTGGTCAATCGATATGCAGCGCTACAACTTCCAGTTCACCGGGCAGCGGTTCTACCGCATTCGGGGCGGCAAGCTGGACGGACAGCTGCGCGATGTCGCCTACCAGGCCACCACCACCGATTTCTGGGGTTCGATGGAAGCCGTTGGTGGCCAATCGACCTGGCGGCTGGGCGGCGCCTTCAACTGCGGTAAGGCCCAACCCGGGCAGGTGGCGGCGGTCAGCCACGGCTGCCCGTCGGCACTGTTCCGCGGCGTCAACGTTCTGAACACCAAGCAGGAAGGTGGTGCCGCGTGA
- a CDS encoding metallopeptidase TldD-related protein, translated as MIPAQQVAEDVLAEAARRGGADDTIVLVQDSSEASLRWAGSSMTTNGESVKRGIAVISILRQGDQTRVGSVLTEDADPAALADLVAASQAEAAAASPSRDAMPLLGPGDGAGESWDAPISPTGAHVFGSLAADLSTGFDGPDTLYGYARHERQTTFLASSTGLRRRFTQPTGQVEINAKRGVGSAWAGVCTPEFVDVPTASLLRQLNERLTAAQNQIELKAGRYETLLPPSATGDLMQYLVWTMGGRGAHEGRNAFAGPGGTRIGERLTELPVTVYSDPSYPGLESSPFVATPISRESLSVFDNGIGIERVDWVRDGVINALSYSRADAAEFDAAPTVGADNLIMTGGGGATLEEMIAATENGLLLTTLWYIRDVDPTTLLLTGLTRDGVYLVRDGQITGAVNNFRFNESPIDLLRRVTQVGVTEYTLPREWSDYATRQAMPALRIPDFHMSSVSAAQ; from the coding sequence GTGATCCCCGCACAGCAGGTCGCCGAGGATGTCCTGGCCGAGGCCGCGCGGCGTGGCGGCGCCGACGACACTATCGTTTTGGTCCAGGACAGCAGCGAGGCGTCGCTGCGCTGGGCGGGCAGCTCCATGACCACCAACGGTGAGTCGGTGAAGCGCGGTATCGCGGTGATATCGATTCTGCGGCAAGGAGATCAGACTCGGGTCGGCTCGGTGCTCACCGAGGATGCCGATCCGGCCGCGCTCGCGGATCTGGTGGCGGCCAGCCAGGCCGAGGCCGCGGCGGCGTCTCCGTCGCGCGATGCCATGCCGTTGCTCGGACCCGGCGACGGTGCGGGGGAGAGCTGGGATGCGCCGATCTCACCGACCGGCGCCCATGTGTTCGGGTCGCTGGCGGCCGACCTGTCGACGGGCTTCGACGGCCCCGACACCCTGTACGGATACGCCCGCCATGAACGCCAGACCACGTTCCTGGCTTCGTCGACCGGGCTGCGCCGCCGGTTCACCCAGCCGACGGGCCAGGTGGAGATCAACGCCAAGCGCGGCGTGGGCAGCGCCTGGGCCGGGGTGTGCACCCCCGAATTCGTGGATGTGCCCACCGCATCGCTGCTGCGCCAGCTCAACGAACGACTGACCGCCGCGCAGAATCAGATCGAGCTCAAGGCCGGTCGCTACGAGACGCTGCTGCCGCCATCGGCCACCGGCGACCTCATGCAGTACCTGGTATGGACGATGGGCGGGCGCGGCGCGCACGAGGGCCGCAACGCGTTCGCCGGGCCGGGCGGCACCCGGATCGGGGAGCGGCTGACCGAGCTGCCGGTCACGGTGTACTCGGACCCGTCGTACCCGGGTCTGGAGAGCAGCCCGTTTGTGGCGACCCCGATCTCGCGGGAGTCGTTGTCGGTGTTCGACAACGGGATCGGCATCGAACGCGTCGACTGGGTGCGTGACGGCGTGATCAACGCGCTGAGCTACTCGCGTGCCGACGCCGCGGAATTCGATGCCGCGCCGACGGTGGGCGCCGACAACCTCATCATGACCGGGGGAGGCGGGGCAACGCTGGAGGAGATGATCGCCGCCACCGAGAACGGTCTGCTGCTGACCACGCTGTGGTACATCCGCGACGTCGACCCGACGACGCTGCTGCTGACGGGGTTGACCCGTGACGGGGTGTACCTGGTGCGCGATGGCCAGATCACCGGCGCCGTCAACAACTTCCGGTTCAACGAGAGCCCGATCGATCTGCTGCGGCGGGTGACGCAGGTAGGCGTCACCGAGTACACGCTGCCGCGCGAGTGGAGCGACTACGCGACCCGCCAGGCCATGCCGGCGCTGCGGATCCCGGACTTCCACATGTCCTCGGTCAGCGCCGCGCAGTAG
- a CDS encoding response regulator transcription factor, protein MVVDDEPTICASISARLRAEGYAVDTEDNGLDAVRHCRETPPDLMVLDVMLPGLDGLEVCRQVQAHALIPVLMLTARGTETDMLVGLGVGADDYLPKPFSMRVLVARVAALLRRTERVAPPSTDVRIGQVRIDVSERRVYHRDDEVHLTRTEFDLLAYLADNPRVAISRERLLDQVWGWSEGLPSGQRTVDSHIKALRRKLGQELIRTVHGIGYALEVPR, encoded by the coding sequence TTGGTTGTCGACGACGAGCCAACGATCTGTGCGTCCATTTCCGCGCGGCTGCGCGCCGAGGGGTATGCCGTAGACACCGAGGACAACGGCCTGGACGCGGTGCGGCATTGCCGCGAAACCCCGCCGGACCTGATGGTGCTCGATGTCATGCTGCCCGGGCTCGACGGTCTGGAGGTCTGCCGCCAGGTGCAGGCGCACGCCCTGATCCCGGTACTGATGCTCACCGCGCGCGGCACCGAAACCGACATGCTGGTGGGGCTGGGGGTGGGTGCCGACGACTACCTGCCCAAGCCGTTCAGCATGCGGGTGCTGGTGGCGCGGGTGGCGGCCCTACTGCGCCGCACCGAACGGGTCGCACCGCCGAGCACCGATGTGCGCATCGGGCAGGTGCGCATCGATGTCTCCGAGCGCCGCGTGTATCACCGCGACGACGAGGTGCACCTGACCCGCACCGAGTTCGATCTGCTGGCCTATCTGGCCGATAACCCGCGGGTGGCGATCAGCCGTGAGCGCCTGCTTGATCAGGTGTGGGGCTGGAGCGAGGGGCTGCCTTCGGGGCAGCGCACCGTCGACAGCCACATCAAGGCGCTGCGCCGCAAGCTCGGTCAAGAGCTGATCCGCACCGTGCACGGCATCGGATACGCGTTGGAGGTACCGCGATGA